In Epinephelus lanceolatus isolate andai-2023 chromosome 16, ASM4190304v1, whole genome shotgun sequence, one DNA window encodes the following:
- the LOC144467408 gene encoding uncharacterized protein LOC144467408, producing the protein MAIWNDDTEDQLITMIKERPALYDITAEHYANRVVKRELWREVENKLVISEKELRKRWESLRTHYTRYKKLAPSGSVGAQKTGRQQWILTRLQFLEPYTKRNETSSNLTIVKPSADSETPSDWTSTSEEPCSFAEHRPSTPLAESTICGAESAPTPTREDPLPSTSSQSSTPRPRVNRSRKMLDESTSEESSQLMRTIGQTLEKLASQDESNDAIHAYCKNIERRMRKLPPHLLPYFQHDVDNCQFKYSVDQNLASETSDRQFCNL; encoded by the exons ATGGCCATCTGGAATGACGACACTGAAGACCAGCTGATCACAATGATTAAGGAGAGGCCAGCTCTGTACGACATCACAGCAGAACACTATGCCAACCgagtggtgaaaagggagctctGGCGTGAGGTTGAAAATAAGCTTGTTATATCGG aGAAAGAGCTCAGGAAGAGGTGGGAATCTCTGCGAACCCACTATACCCGGTACAAGAAACTTGCACCCTCGGGGAGTGTGGGAGCACAGAAGACTGGCAGGCAGCAGTGGATACTGACCCGGCTGCAGTTTTTGGAGCCCTACACAAAAAGGAATGAAACCTCCTCCAACCTAACTATCGTG aAACCTTCAGCTGATTCTGAGACACCCTCAGACTGGACCAGCACCTCAGAGGAGCCCTGCTCCTTTGCTGAACACAGACCCAGCACTCCCCTAGCAGAATCCACCATCTGTGGAGCAGAGTCCGCACCTACACCCACCAGAGAGGACCCACTGCCAAGCACCTCCAGCCAGTCAAGCACTCCGAGGCCTCGGGTGAATCGTAGCAGGAAGATGCTGGACGAGTCCACCAGTGAGGAGTCATCTCAGTTGATGCGCACCATTGGTCAAACCCTGGAGAAGTTAGCTTCTCAGGATGAGAGCAATGATGCCATCCATGCCTACTGCAAGAACATTGAGCGCAGAATGCGGAAGTTGCCCCCACATTTACTGCCATATTTCCAGCACGATGTGGACAACTGCCAATTCAAGTATTCGGTGGACCAGAACCTGGCATCAGAAACCTCTGACAGACAGTTCT